A section of the Humulus lupulus chromosome 2, drHumLupu1.1, whole genome shotgun sequence genome encodes:
- the LOC133816262 gene encoding uncharacterized protein LOC133816262: MQFLARLDQDKIPRVFMLLWAVWFRRNEWVWRNKQGSCFGISLMAESSLQAWVQAQDRSIAPLHHFLSPEDGRESWSKPPLGYLKVNVDAANFKEASTFSFAGVARNHEGVLMEAFSVCRMGSVSPELGEAMGVREALSWIKRKNWVQVLLETDSILVVQALRSSCSLPSYFGRVIDECKELLNNMSSVLINFVKRSANGAAHALAKESSFVAERSLFQEDMSSLVLDVLIKDCC; this comes from the coding sequence ATGCAATTTTTGGCTCGGCTTGACCAAGATAAAATACCCAGAGTTTTCATGTTGCTTTGGGCAGTTTGGTTTAGAAGAAATGAGTGGGTATGGCGTAATAAACAGGGCTCGTGTTTTGGGATCTCACTCATGGCCGAGTCTTCGCTGCAAGCCTGGGTTCAAGCTCAAGACCGATCGATTGCGCCTCTGCATCACTTTCTTTCGCCTGAAGATGGTCGTGAATCTTGGAGTAAGCCGCCGTTGGGCTACCTCAAAGTCAATGTCGACGCAGCTAACTTCAAGGAAGCTTCAACGTTTAGCTTCGCTGGGGTTGCCAGAAACCATGAGGGTGTGTTGATGGAGGCGTTTTCTGTGTGTAGAATGGGTTCGGTTTCTCCGGAATTGGGTGAGGCCATGGGGGTTCGCGAGGCCCTCAGTTGGATAAAGAGGAAGAATTGGGTGCAGGTGCTTTTGGAGACCGATAGCATTCTGGTGGTGCAAGCTTTGAGAAGCAGCTGTTCTTTGCCCTCTTACTTTGGTAGAGTGATAGATGAATGCAAGGAATTGTTGAACAATATGAGTtctgttttaattaattttgtaaaacGTTCTGCAAATGGGGCAGCCCATGCTTTGGCAAAGGAGTCATCCTTTGTTGCTGAACGTAGTTTGTTTCAGGAGGATATGTCCTCTCTGGTGTTGGATGTTTTGATTAAAGACTGTTGCTAA